A portion of the Nitrospirota bacterium genome contains these proteins:
- the ilvB gene encoding biosynthetic-type acetolactate synthase large subunit codes for MKLTGAEILIECLKREGVKTVFALPGGVVLKIFDMLHQQKDIEVVLTRHEQGAGHMAEGYAKATGKAGVCLVTSGPGMTNVITALADAYMDSVPMVCFTGQVPTSLIGNDAFQEADNIGLSRPCTKYNFLVKNVADLATTIKEAFYIATTGRPGPVLVDIPKDVSMDKAEFIYPSSVSIRSYNPVYEGNKWQIKQAAEAMTKAKKPILYVGGGVIFSGASQELLELAELTHMPVDMTLMGLGAFPGEHPQSLGMLGMHGTYCANMAMHYSDLVVAIGARFDDRVTGKVSEFCPHAKVIHIDIDPTSIRKNVNVDIPIVGDCKTVLRELVQILRATVNGDQRELRKPWWNQIREWQQANPLAYQQAADGPTKPQYVIKRLYELTKDLDPIVSTDVGQHQMWAAQYFKLAKPNRWLTSGGLGTMGFGFPAAMGAQAAFPGRLVLCIAGDGSIQMNMQEMATAVVHKLPVKIIVLNNRFHGMVRQWQDLFYEGRYASSDLETTPDFVKLAEAYGAVGLRASKPSEIDDVLKEAIAVNKPVIVDVPTYRYENVYPMIPAGGCNHEMILEDPPALKSKQAGSGQVTPKDSDTILTA; via the coding sequence ATGAAGCTCACAGGTGCTGAAATCCTTATCGAATGCCTCAAGCGAGAAGGCGTGAAAACGGTTTTTGCGCTTCCTGGCGGTGTCGTATTGAAGATTTTCGACATGCTCCACCAGCAGAAAGATATTGAGGTGGTCCTCACTCGCCATGAGCAGGGTGCGGGCCATATGGCGGAAGGTTACGCTAAGGCAACAGGTAAGGCCGGGGTCTGTCTTGTGACCTCTGGGCCAGGGATGACCAATGTCATCACGGCGTTGGCTGATGCCTATATGGATTCGGTGCCGATGGTTTGTTTTACCGGGCAAGTTCCGACCAGCTTGATCGGCAATGATGCATTCCAGGAGGCGGACAATATCGGCTTGAGTCGTCCTTGCACCAAGTACAATTTTCTCGTGAAGAATGTCGCCGATTTGGCGACGACGATCAAAGAAGCGTTCTACATTGCGACGACAGGGCGTCCCGGGCCGGTGCTGGTCGATATTCCCAAAGACGTATCGATGGATAAGGCGGAGTTTATCTATCCGAGCTCCGTCTCCATTCGGAGCTATAACCCGGTGTATGAAGGCAATAAGTGGCAGATCAAGCAAGCGGCTGAGGCCATGACGAAGGCGAAGAAGCCGATCTTGTATGTCGGCGGCGGCGTCATCTTCTCGGGTGCATCACAAGAGTTGCTGGAATTAGCCGAGCTGACTCATATGCCGGTCGACATGACCTTGATGGGACTCGGGGCTTTCCCCGGCGAACATCCTCAGTCCCTGGGTATGTTGGGCATGCACGGCACTTATTGTGCGAATATGGCGATGCACTATTCCGATCTGGTGGTGGCCATTGGGGCTCGGTTCGATGATCGTGTGACGGGAAAGGTTTCTGAGTTTTGCCCGCATGCCAAGGTCATCCACATCGATATCGACCCGACCTCGATTCGGAAGAATGTGAATGTCGATATTCCGATCGTTGGCGACTGTAAGACTGTGCTTCGCGAGTTAGTTCAGATCCTGCGCGCCACGGTGAACGGCGACCAACGCGAATTACGCAAGCCCTGGTGGAATCAGATTCGCGAATGGCAACAGGCCAATCCTCTCGCCTATCAACAGGCCGCTGATGGTCCGACCAAGCCGCAGTATGTGATCAAGCGGCTCTATGAACTGACGAAAGATCTGGACCCGATTGTGTCGACTGATGTGGGGCAACATCAGATGTGGGCCGCCCAGTATTTTAAGTTGGCCAAGCCGAACCGCTGGTTGACCTCGGGGGGGCTTGGGACTATGGGGTTCGGGTTTCCTGCCGCCATGGGGGCGCAGGCGGCATTCCCAGGCCGGTTAGTTCTCTGTATCGCTGGCGACGGCAGTATCCAGATGAATATGCAGGAGATGGCGACAGCTGTCGTGCATAAGTTGCCGGTGAAGATTATCGTGCTTAATAACCGGTTTCACGGAATGGTCCGTCAATGGCAGGATCTTTTTTACGAAGGACGGTATGCGTCGAGCGATCTGGAAACAACACCGGACTTTGTGAAGTTGGCGGAAGCGTACGGAGCTGTCGGGCTTCGGGCCAGCAAGCCTTCTGAGATCGATGATGTTCTGAAGGAGGCGATTGCCGTGAATAAGCCGGTGATTGTCGATGTGCCGACGTATCGATATGAGAACGTCTATCCGATGATCCCCGCCGGCGGTTGTAATCATGAGATGATTTTAGAAGATCCGCCAGCCTTGAAGAGTAAGCAGGCAGGATCCGGGCAAGTGACGCCGAAGGACTCGGATACGATCCTCACGGCCTAA
- a CDS encoding M48 family metallopeptidase, which yields MQSWMSFLHRGLLMVAGLGLLVVSGCETNPYTGRSQLLITSVPQEMQMGAQAYSQVKTDPKLRQSQDPREIEPVKRVAARIIEAAKRSKYAEMAQQFQWEVIVIKDDKTMNAFALPGGKIAVYTGIFAVARTEAGLAAVMGHEVVHALARHGAERMSQGQLTNAALQVAGAAAGAAGGGGMMSQAAMAALGAGAQVGVLLPFSRKHESEADYIGILLAADAGYDPRESVSLWERMAQLSGGGGPSEFMSTHPSNETRIDQLKQWMPEAMGIFQSKQAAPALALPVLR from the coding sequence ATGCAGTCATGGATGTCCTTCTTGCACAGAGGATTGTTGATGGTGGCGGGGCTCGGACTGCTGGTGGTCAGCGGGTGCGAGACGAATCCCTATACGGGTCGGTCACAGCTGCTTATTACATCCGTGCCACAAGAAATGCAGATGGGTGCACAGGCTTATAGTCAGGTGAAGACCGATCCCAAGCTTCGGCAGTCGCAAGATCCTCGAGAGATTGAGCCAGTGAAGCGGGTCGCTGCACGAATTATCGAGGCGGCGAAACGTTCGAAATATGCGGAAATGGCCCAGCAGTTTCAGTGGGAAGTGATCGTCATCAAAGATGATAAGACGATGAACGCCTTCGCATTGCCCGGAGGCAAGATTGCGGTCTATACAGGAATTTTCGCAGTGGCACGGACTGAAGCTGGATTGGCAGCGGTCATGGGACATGAAGTCGTGCACGCGCTTGCCCGTCACGGGGCCGAACGGATGAGCCAGGGGCAACTGACGAATGCGGCCTTGCAGGTGGCCGGAGCCGCGGCAGGGGCGGCTGGCGGCGGCGGGATGATGTCTCAAGCCGCCATGGCAGCGCTTGGTGCGGGTGCGCAGGTTGGCGTATTATTGCCGTTCAGTCGGAAACATGAATCGGAAGCCGACTACATCGGAATTCTTCTTGCGGCTGATGCAGGATACGATCCACGTGAGTCCGTGTCCCTCTGGGAGCGGATGGCGCAGTTGTCGGGCGGGGGTGGACCTTCAGAGTTCATGTCGACTCACCCGAGTAATGAGACCAGAATCGATCAACTGAAACAGTGGATGCCGGAGGCGATGGGGATTTTTCAATCGAAACAGGCTGCGCCGGCCTTGGCATTGCCGGTGCTGCGCTAA
- a CDS encoding C4-type zinc ribbon domain-containing protein, whose protein sequence is MNHNLSPLIALQKLDLRIMEINNQRRKIPERLNAVETPLREATQLLLETKAALETTVKERRSHEKDLEVHEAHTEKMKSRLSELKSNKEYQAHLFEIEVANKKKGDFEEKILLCMEKVEQLQQTAKEAQEKLAVVEKVFTQEKNISDELEEKIAAELADLEGQQQAHSAHVEKGLLRRYTAIKTAGKEQALAEIKNGTCSGCRLQLAPQLISEVKRSQDLQTCPYCRRMLYWDGQVPVVAPPGPDLDKSSILEIGESV, encoded by the coding sequence TTGAACCATAATCTTTCCCCCCTGATCGCGCTGCAAAAGTTAGATCTCCGAATCATGGAGATCAATAATCAACGTCGAAAGATTCCCGAACGGCTCAACGCGGTTGAGACTCCTCTTCGAGAGGCCACGCAGCTTCTCCTGGAGACCAAGGCTGCGTTAGAGACGACAGTCAAAGAGCGGCGGTCGCATGAAAAGGACCTCGAGGTTCACGAGGCCCATACTGAAAAGATGAAATCACGGTTGTCTGAGCTGAAATCCAACAAGGAATATCAGGCTCATCTGTTTGAGATCGAGGTGGCTAATAAGAAGAAAGGCGACTTCGAAGAAAAGATTCTGCTCTGTATGGAGAAAGTCGAGCAGCTACAGCAGACCGCCAAAGAAGCGCAAGAAAAGCTGGCCGTCGTCGAGAAGGTCTTTACCCAAGAGAAAAATATCTCTGACGAATTAGAAGAAAAGATTGCAGCTGAGCTAGCGGATCTTGAAGGACAGCAGCAAGCCCATTCTGCCCATGTCGAGAAGGGGCTGCTCAGGCGATATACGGCGATCAAGACGGCGGGGAAGGAGCAAGCCCTTGCTGAGATTAAAAATGGAACCTGTTCCGGGTGCCGCTTGCAACTCGCCCCGCAGCTGATTTCAGAAGTGAAGCGCTCGCAAGACCTTCAGACCTGCCCCTATTGTCGCCGGATGCTCTACTGGGATGGGCAAGTTCCTGTGGTGGCCCCTCCGGGGCCCGATCTCGATAAGAGTTCCATCCTTGAGATCGGCGAGTCGGTTTAG